One segment of Theobroma cacao cultivar B97-61/B2 chromosome 9, Criollo_cocoa_genome_V2, whole genome shotgun sequence DNA contains the following:
- the LOC18589977 gene encoding rho GTPase-activating protein 7 → MSASLAAFERPRGGASNTVFKSGPLFISSKGIGWKSWKKRWFILTRTSLVFFKNDPSALPQRGGEVNLTLGGIDLNNSGSVVVREDKKLLTVLFPDGRDGRAFTLKAETSEDLYEWKTALEHALAQAPSAALVMGHNGIFRNDTSDTIEGSFHQWRDKRTVKSLVVGRPILLALEDIDGSPSFLEKALRFLEKFGTKVEGILRQSADVEEVDHRVQEYEQGKTEFGSDEDAHVVGDCVKHVLRELPSSPVPASCCTALLEAYKIDRKEARISAMRSAILETFPEPNRRLLQRILKMMHTISSHAHENRMTPSAVAACMAPLLLRPLLAGECELEDDFDVNGDNSAQLLAAANAANNAQAIITTLLEEYENIFDDENLQRCSISADSRVENSVSEDSTDDENPDMKDNGYHDAENEADPDTDDEPERVLSGKLSESSGYAGSDLYDYKAFGDDGSDVGSPRDNHTQAESSGLTVGPLQMRDPDAQLEEQGKQNKGNENPNNEIDVSSVLPTSESYRSMGEILSSMDPGHPISMPGVESSTEKPVGKAKGSSLNAKRSTFWGRSNARKTPSMESVDSSGEEELAIQRLEVTKNELQHRIAKETRGNAILQASLERRKQALHERRLALEQDVSRLQEQLQAERDLRAALEVGLSMSSGQFSSSRGMDSKTRAELEEIALAEADVARLKQKVAELHHQLNQQRQHHYGSLSDACDRYQHVQNHNSQQRFLQQDFDTTLAFCNHERKQRTEENLLGADWRNVKGQGLAVGNSSRQPIRKQFMDSTSLSDSKSTEASANVTMDELCVVDSASIPSTSRAAEVIDYPRHPSAASSALVELTTRLDFFKERRSQLMEQLHNLDLNYGTSSQDFVYRPSSPPWN, encoded by the exons AGTGCCCTACCACAAAGGGGTGGTGAAGTTAACTTGACTTTGGGGGGCATTGACTTGAATAATTCTGGAAG TGTTGTTGTTAGAGAAGATAAAAAATTGTTGACTGTGTTGTTTCCTGATGGACGTGATGGACGGGCTTTTACTCTTAAG GCAGAGACATCAGAGGATTTGTATGAGTGGAAGACAGCCCTAGAACATGCTCTTGCACAAGCGCCAAGTGCTGCACTCGTCATGGGACACAATGGGATTTTCCGAAATGACACAAGTGATACAATTGAAGGGTCATTCCATCAAT GGAGAGACAAACGCACTGTTAAATCGTTGGTTGTTGGTAGACCAATTTTGCTTGCGCTTGAAGATATTGACGGGAGCCCATCATTCCTTGAGAAAGCTCTGCGGTTTCTTGAGAAGTTTG GAACTAAAGTTGAGGGAATTCTACGTCAGTCTGCAGATGTTGAGGAGGTTGATCACAGAGTTCAAGAATATGAACAGG GCAAGACTGAATTTGGTTCTGATGAGGATGCTCATGTTGTGGGAGACTGTGTGaag CATGTGCTAAGGGAGCTACCCTCATCCCCAGTTCCTGCATCCTGCTGCACTGCGTTGCTGGAGGCTTACA AAATTGATCGGAAGGAAGCTCGAATAAGTGCAATGCGCTCTGCGATATTAGAGACATTTCCTGAACCAAACCGGCGTCTATTACAAAG GATTCTGAAGATGATGCATACAATTTCATCTCATGCTCACGAGAATCGAATGACTCCATCTGCTGTAGCTGCTTGCATGGCACCCTTGCTTTTACGCCCCCTATTAGCAGGTGAATGTGAGTTGGAGGATGACTTTGATGTTAATGGTGATAATTCTGCCCAGCTTCTTGCTGCTGCAAATGCTGCTAATAATGCTCAAGCCATCATTACAACTCTTCTGGAGGAGTATGAGAATATTTTTGAT GATGAAAATCTACAAAGATGTTCTATTTCAGCTGATTCTCGGGTTGAAAATAGTGTTAGTGAAGATTCGACTGATGATGAAAATCCAGATATGAAAGACAATGGTTACCATGATGCCGAAAATGAAGCTGATCCAGACACAGATGATGAACCTGAACGTGTTCTCAGtgggaaattaagtgaaagcAGTGGTTATGCAGGCAGTGATCTGTATGACTACAAG GCATTTGGGGATGATGGTTCAGATGTTGGATCCCCTAGAGACAATCATACTCAGGCTGAGAGTTCAGGCTTAACTGTAGGCCCTCTACAGATGAGAGATCCCGATGCTCAGCTGGAGGAACAAGGTAAGCAAaataaaggaaatgaaaatccAAATAATGAGATAGATGTCTCAAGTGTGCTACCTACTAGTGAATCTTACCGATCAATGGGTGAGATTCTTTCTTCAATGGATCCTGGCCATCCTATATCTATGCCTGGAGTTGAATCTTCCACTGAGAAGCCTGTTGGTAAAGCTAAAGGCTCCAGTCTTAATGCAAAGAGATCAACATTCTGGGGAAGAAGCAAT GCCAGAAAGACACCATCGATGGAATCTGTTGATTCTTCTGGCGAAGAAGA GCTTGCTATACAGAGGCTTGAGGTTACAAAGAATGAACTGCAACATCGTATCGCGAAAGAG ACTAGAGGAAATGCAATTTTACAAGCTAGCttggaaagaagaaaacaagctTTGCATGAACGTCGCCTGGCACTTGAACAAGAT GTCTCTAGATTGCAAGAGCAGCTACAAGCTGAACGAGATCTTCGAGCAGCACTTGAAGTTGGATTGAGCATGTCATCTGGACAATTTTCTAGTTCCCGTGGAATGGATTCCAAG ACGAGGGCCGAGCTTGAGGAGATTGCTCTTGCCGAAGCTGATGTGGCCAGATTGAAGCAGAAAGTTGCAGAACTCCATCATCAGCTGAATCAGCAAAGGCAGCATCACTATGGTTCTCTCTCTGATGCATGTGACCGTTATCAACATGTTCAAAATCATAACTCTCAACA GAGGTTTCTTCAGCAAGATTTTGACACAACCCTTGCTTTTTGTAATCATGAGAGGAAACAAAGAACAGAG GAAAATTTGTTAGGGGCGGACTGGAGGAATGTTAAAGGACAGGGGTTGGCAGTTGGCAACAGCAGCAGGCAGCCTATTCGAAAGCAATTTATGGATTCAACAAGCTTGAGTGACTCAAAAAGTACTGAAGCATCAGCAAATGTGACCATGGATGAGCTTTGTGTGGTTGATTCTGCCTCTATCCCATCCACTTCTAGAGCAGCAGAG GTGATTGATTATCCACGACATCCATCAGCAGCTTCTTCTGCTTTGGTAGAATTAACAACCCGTCTTGATTTTTTCAAGGAAAGGCGTTCCCAACTAATGGAGCAGCTCCACAACCTTGATCTGAACTATGGCACGTCTTCTCAGGATTTTGTATACAGACCATCATCACCCCCATGGAACTAA